The following proteins are co-located in the Onychomys torridus chromosome 6, mOncTor1.1, whole genome shotgun sequence genome:
- the Lmna gene encoding lamin isoform X2, whose protein sequence is METPSQRRATRSGAQASSTPLSPTRITRLQEKEDLQELNDRLAVYIDRVRSLETENAGLRLRITESEEVVSREVSGIKAAYEAELGDARKTLDSVAKERARLQLELSKVREEFKELKARNTKKEGDLLAAQARLKDLEALLNSKEAALSTALSEKRTLEGELHDLRGQVAKLEAALGEAKKQLQDEMLRRVDAENRLQTLKEELDFQKNIYSEELRETKRRHETRLVEIDNGKQREFESRLADALQELRAQHEDQVEQYKKELEKTYSAKLDNARQSAERNSNLVGAAHEELQQSRIRIDSLSAQLSQLQKQLAAKEAKLRDLEDSLARERDTSRRLLAEKEREMAEMRARMQQQLDEYQELLDIKLALDMEIHAYRKLLEGEEERLRLSPSPTSQRSRGRTSSHSSQSQGGGSVTKKRKLESAESRSSFSQHARTSGRVAVEEVDEEGKFVRLRNKSNEDQSMGNWQIKRQNGDDPLMAYRFPPKFTLKAGQVVTIWAAGAGATHSPPTDLVWKAQNTWGCGNSLRTALINSTGEEVAMRKLVRSVTVVEDDEDEDGDDLLHHHHGSHCSSSGDPAEYNLRSRTVLCGTCGQPADKAASGSGAQVGGSISSGSSASSVTVTRSYRSVGGSGGGSFGDSLVTRSYLLGNSSPRTQSSQNCSIM, encoded by the exons ATGGAGACCCCGTCGCAGCGGCGCGCCACCCGCAGTGGGGCGCAGGCCAGCTCTACTCCGCTGTCGCCCACCCGGATCACCCGACTGCAGGAGAAGGAGGACCTGCAGGAGCTCAATGACCGTCTGGCCGTGTACATCGATCGCGTGCGCTCCCTGGAGACCGAGAACGCGGGGCTGCGCCTTCGCATCACCGAGTCGGAGGAGGTGGTCAGCCGAGAGGTGTCCGGCATCAAGGCGGCCTACGAGGCCGAGCTGGGGGATGCCCGCAAGACCCTCGACTCGGTGGCCAAGGAGCGCGCCCGCCTGCAGCTGGAGCTGAGCAAAGTGCGTGAGGAGTTCAAGGAGCTGAAGGCTCG CAATACCAAGAAGGAGGGTGACTTGCTGGCTGCCCAGGCCCGGCTCAAGGACTTGGAGGCGCTTCTCAACTCTAAGGAAGCTGCCCTGAGCACTGCTCTCAGTGAGAAGCGAACACTAGAGGGCGAGCTCCATGATCTGCGGGGGCAGGTAGCCAAG CTTGAGGCAGCCCTAGGTGAGGCTAAGAAGCAACTTCAGGATGAGATGCTGCGGCGAGTGGATGCTGAGAACAGGCTGCAGACCCTGAAGGAGGAACTTGACTTTCAGAAGAATATCTACAGTGAG GAGCTGCGTGAGACCAAGCGCAGGCATGAGACCCGGCTGGTGGAGATTGATAATGGGAAGCAGCGTGAGTTTGAGAGCCGGCTGGCAGATGCCTTGCAGGAGCTGCGGGCCCAGCATGAGGACCAGGTGGAGCAGTATAAGAAGGAGCTAGAGAAGACATACTCTGCCAAG CTGGATAACGCCAGGCAGTCTGCTGAGAGAAACAGCAACCTCGTGGGGGCTGCCCATGAGGAGCTCCAGCAGTCTCGGATCCGCATCGACAGCCTCTCGGCCCAGCTCAGCCAGCTCCAGAAGCAG TTGGCAGCCAAGGAGGCAAAGCTGCGTGACCTGGAGGACTCGCTGGCCCGGGAGCGGGACACTAGCCGGCGGCTGCTGGCTGAGAAAGAGCGAGAGATGGCCGAGATGCGGGCGAGGATGCAGCAGCAGCTGGATGAGTACCAGGAATTGCTGGACATCAAGCTGGCCCTGGACATGGAGATCCATGCCTATAGAAAGCTGCTGGAGGGCGAGGAGGAGAG GCTGCGCCTGTCCCCCAGCCCTACCTCGCAGCGCAGCCGTGGCCGCACCTCCTCTCACTCATCCCAATCGCAGGGTGGGGGCAGCGTCACCAAAAAGCGCAAGCTGGAGTCTGCCGAGAGCCGGAGCAGCTTCTCACAGCACGCTCGCACCAGCGGGCGTGTGGCTGTGGAGGAAGTAGACGAGGAGGGAAAGTTTGTGCGCCTGCGCAACAAGTCCAACGAG GACCAGTCCATGGGCAACTGGCAGATCAAGCGTCAGAATGGTGACGATCCCTTGATGGCATATCGCTTCCCACCAAAGTTCACTCTAAAGGCCGGGCAGGTGGTGACG ATCTGGGCTGCGGGAGCTGGGGCCACTCATAGCCCCCCTACGGACTTGGTGTGGAAGGCACAGAATACCTGGGGCTGTGGGAACAGCCTCCGTACTGCCCTCATCAACTCCACTGGAGAA GAAGTGGCCATGCGCAAGCTGGTACGCTCAGTGACCGTGGTTGAGGacgatgaggatgaggatggagaCGATCTGCTCCATCACCACCAC GGCTCCCACTGCAGCAGCTCGGGGGACCCCGCTGAGTACAACCTGCGCTCCCGCACCGTGCTGTGTGGGACTTGTGGGCAGCCTGCCGACAAGGCTGCCAGTGGCTCAGGAGCCCAGGTGGGCGgatccatctcctctggctcttccgcCTCCAGTGTCACGGTCACTCGAAGCTACCGCAGTGTGGGGGGCAGTGGGGGTGGCAGCTTCGGGGACAGCCTAGTCACCCGCTCCTACCTCCTGGGCAACTCCAGTCCCCGGACCCAG aGCTCCCAGAACTGCAGCATCATGTAA
- the Lmna gene encoding lamin isoform X1: METPSQRRATRSGAQASSTPLSPTRITRLQEKEDLQELNDRLAVYIDRVRSLETENAGLRLRITESEEVVSREVSGIKAAYEAELGDARKTLDSVAKERARLQLELSKVREEFKELKARNTKKEGDLLAAQARLKDLEALLNSKEAALSTALSEKRTLEGELHDLRGQVAKLEAALGEAKKQLQDEMLRRVDAENRLQTLKEELDFQKNIYSEELRETKRRHETRLVEIDNGKQREFESRLADALQELRAQHEDQVEQYKKELEKTYSAKLDNARQSAERNSNLVGAAHEELQQSRIRIDSLSAQLSQLQKQLAAKEAKLRDLEDSLARERDTSRRLLAEKEREMAEMRARMQQQLDEYQELLDIKLALDMEIHAYRKLLEGEEERLRLSPSPTSQRSRGRTSSHSSQSQGGGSVTKKRKLESAESRSSFSQHARTSGRVAVEEVDEEGKFVRLRNKSNEDQSMGNWQIKRQNGDDPLMAYRFPPKFTLKAGQVVTIWAAGAGATHSPPTDLVWKAQNTWGCGNSLRTALINSTGEEVAMRKLVRSVTVVEDDEDEDGDDLLHHHHGSHCSSSGDPAEYNLRSRTVLCGTCGQPADKAASGSGAQVGGSISSGSSASSVTVTRSYRSVGGSGGGSFGDSLVTRSYLLGNSSPRTQVSHLFASTPTAGHCSLSSSRAGQPRGVGPSSLQPPLHPAPPV; this comes from the exons ATGGAGACCCCGTCGCAGCGGCGCGCCACCCGCAGTGGGGCGCAGGCCAGCTCTACTCCGCTGTCGCCCACCCGGATCACCCGACTGCAGGAGAAGGAGGACCTGCAGGAGCTCAATGACCGTCTGGCCGTGTACATCGATCGCGTGCGCTCCCTGGAGACCGAGAACGCGGGGCTGCGCCTTCGCATCACCGAGTCGGAGGAGGTGGTCAGCCGAGAGGTGTCCGGCATCAAGGCGGCCTACGAGGCCGAGCTGGGGGATGCCCGCAAGACCCTCGACTCGGTGGCCAAGGAGCGCGCCCGCCTGCAGCTGGAGCTGAGCAAAGTGCGTGAGGAGTTCAAGGAGCTGAAGGCTCG CAATACCAAGAAGGAGGGTGACTTGCTGGCTGCCCAGGCCCGGCTCAAGGACTTGGAGGCGCTTCTCAACTCTAAGGAAGCTGCCCTGAGCACTGCTCTCAGTGAGAAGCGAACACTAGAGGGCGAGCTCCATGATCTGCGGGGGCAGGTAGCCAAG CTTGAGGCAGCCCTAGGTGAGGCTAAGAAGCAACTTCAGGATGAGATGCTGCGGCGAGTGGATGCTGAGAACAGGCTGCAGACCCTGAAGGAGGAACTTGACTTTCAGAAGAATATCTACAGTGAG GAGCTGCGTGAGACCAAGCGCAGGCATGAGACCCGGCTGGTGGAGATTGATAATGGGAAGCAGCGTGAGTTTGAGAGCCGGCTGGCAGATGCCTTGCAGGAGCTGCGGGCCCAGCATGAGGACCAGGTGGAGCAGTATAAGAAGGAGCTAGAGAAGACATACTCTGCCAAG CTGGATAACGCCAGGCAGTCTGCTGAGAGAAACAGCAACCTCGTGGGGGCTGCCCATGAGGAGCTCCAGCAGTCTCGGATCCGCATCGACAGCCTCTCGGCCCAGCTCAGCCAGCTCCAGAAGCAG TTGGCAGCCAAGGAGGCAAAGCTGCGTGACCTGGAGGACTCGCTGGCCCGGGAGCGGGACACTAGCCGGCGGCTGCTGGCTGAGAAAGAGCGAGAGATGGCCGAGATGCGGGCGAGGATGCAGCAGCAGCTGGATGAGTACCAGGAATTGCTGGACATCAAGCTGGCCCTGGACATGGAGATCCATGCCTATAGAAAGCTGCTGGAGGGCGAGGAGGAGAG GCTGCGCCTGTCCCCCAGCCCTACCTCGCAGCGCAGCCGTGGCCGCACCTCCTCTCACTCATCCCAATCGCAGGGTGGGGGCAGCGTCACCAAAAAGCGCAAGCTGGAGTCTGCCGAGAGCCGGAGCAGCTTCTCACAGCACGCTCGCACCAGCGGGCGTGTGGCTGTGGAGGAAGTAGACGAGGAGGGAAAGTTTGTGCGCCTGCGCAACAAGTCCAACGAG GACCAGTCCATGGGCAACTGGCAGATCAAGCGTCAGAATGGTGACGATCCCTTGATGGCATATCGCTTCCCACCAAAGTTCACTCTAAAGGCCGGGCAGGTGGTGACG ATCTGGGCTGCGGGAGCTGGGGCCACTCATAGCCCCCCTACGGACTTGGTGTGGAAGGCACAGAATACCTGGGGCTGTGGGAACAGCCTCCGTACTGCCCTCATCAACTCCACTGGAGAA GAAGTGGCCATGCGCAAGCTGGTACGCTCAGTGACCGTGGTTGAGGacgatgaggatgaggatggagaCGATCTGCTCCATCACCACCAC GGCTCCCACTGCAGCAGCTCGGGGGACCCCGCTGAGTACAACCTGCGCTCCCGCACCGTGCTGTGTGGGACTTGTGGGCAGCCTGCCGACAAGGCTGCCAGTGGCTCAGGAGCCCAGGTGGGCGgatccatctcctctggctcttccgcCTCCAGTGTCACGGTCACTCGAAGCTACCGCAGTGTGGGGGGCAGTGGGGGTGGCAGCTTCGGGGACAGCCTAGTCACCCGCTCCTACCTCCTGGGCAACTCCAGTCCCCGGACCCAGGTGAGTCACCTCTTTGCCTCTACCCCTACAGCAGGACACTGCTCACTGAGCAGCAGCAGGGCAGGGCAGCCCAGGGGAGTGGGACCCTCCTCCTTGCAGCCCCCCTTGCACCCTGCCCCTCCTGTCTGA